Proteins from one Natrinema salinisoli genomic window:
- a CDS encoding PAS domain S-box protein, producing the protein MIVTAVYARILAAGSRRPLGGILGVIGIVIGVGAGLLLLEPATLGIGPAPGPGVFVVGLAARSGSDPRGDIERLTDQLRQFVSRIEDERPTAFAEETGDGPVDTDRPIDFTIDRDDDIGRLSAAVDDLAGAVRDRERRRAESERYRQDLYRITSDPNCQGETKVRRLLELGCERLGVETGLIARIDESADRYEIETAVGREGDREGTVLDLSTTYCQETIGSDDILGIYDAAATGRADHPIADQLGISCYVGGKITVEDDRYGTLCFLNSEPRDRPFTPAEKSFIDLMARWLSQSFERRRYVRQIREREQRLERAREFTDDMLDAVDDVVYLLDEDGELQRWNESLTEVTGYVDDKIAEMHALDFFDESNCEMVANAIEEALETGRTRVESRIETKSGETIPYEFSASALEDPAGNRVIAGIGRDVSERTTKEQHLERYEMFMNDVLDALDDVFYLLDDDGDLRRWNESLAEVTGYTDDEIAGMNALDFFDETNRPIIRDSVEEAFETGDTHVEAALETKSGERVPYEFIASVLEDPDGTPVEAGIGRDISDRKERERTLERTRRLLSQAQRLANVGGWELDATVDPPELEWSDEVYRIHDVPIDDPIDVDRGVEFYHPDDRSRIEAAIDGALENGESYDLELRLITADGDRRWVRSIGEPVYEGGEIVKIQGSVQDITERKERERELERTTELLEQAQRIAGFAGWELDVRPDENELAVTEGLYQLFDIPPGADVGPADSLEFYHPEDYPEVARATRAAIADGESYDLEVRLFSGNGSERWVRVIGEPVTEGDEVVAIRGSIQDITGRKERERELERFETIVQALDELVYTLDEAGRFTFLNDAVTRILGYEPGELLGEPAATVIPAADVENAQEMIRELLRSDDPSRTVEIALETADDDLIDVENHIALLPMGDGEFAGTAGVVRDITERKERERRLETTSSRLEALFENSPDMINVLDTAGTIVDANRRFADELGYAKHELVGTNIWEHDSAFDSDHVVTFLEDLSVGERRKFESQYRRRDGSTFPVEVHQICIDIDNENRFIAISRDVTERKNRERDLRETKRRLELALEGTNTGVWEWDLDTDTVSWNETLERIVGLEPGSFEGTFDAFEEYVHPDDLPRIETAVDRAIANDELFQTEFRLRHEDGTRIWVGARARVVSKEGGGSRMVGINNDITPRKEHEFALESLHTAARDLLGTDSEAEVAELVVETAAEILDASGVAVYQLDPEVNRLEPVAYTDEFATLCAGPPSVAVGDPDSALWNAYVTEAGTVVDDPASFDQSQVFGPDVERGVVVPVGDHGVFAVASSGEAIDTGARQLIETLVATTEAAFDRLESEASLREREAELEDRNRRLNRQISITELIRRIDQSLIGADGREEIERTVTDRLLEADDIAFGWIGALDASGTRLEPRAWAGPGQEYLDDVPLEHDGATEPAVRTARSETPTVVSNVVDGLQDEEWRREALNRGFQSVISVPISYAEYTYGVLTVYADEPDAFGELERTVLTELGEGIASAITAAKTREALHAETLLELTLEIEGSDDPLSRIATTTGATVEYEGLGAHSTDEMVLFFETSGVPADEVRAALDDLVSVTAYRLISETDDDECRFEATVTGDIVASRLVRHGGSPRSMTAAGDGMEVTVDVPTGTDVREFVEMLRDQYTTVELQARRHVERSMGTRGELVTSLFDGLTDRQLEVLRTAYFAGFFEWPRESTGEEIADMLDVTQPTVNRHLRVGQQRLLAQLFEDEVPVPAE; encoded by the coding sequence ATGATCGTTACTGCGGTTTACGCCAGGATACTCGCGGCCGGGTCGCGACGGCCGTTGGGAGGGATTCTCGGCGTGATCGGTATCGTGATCGGCGTCGGGGCGGGGCTACTGCTTTTGGAGCCCGCAACGCTGGGAATCGGACCGGCGCCGGGACCGGGAGTGTTCGTCGTCGGTCTCGCCGCACGAAGCGGATCGGATCCGAGGGGCGACATCGAACGCCTGACCGACCAGCTCCGACAGTTCGTCTCTCGAATCGAGGACGAACGGCCCACGGCGTTCGCCGAGGAGACCGGTGACGGACCCGTCGACACGGATCGTCCGATCGACTTTACGATCGACCGGGACGACGATATCGGACGGCTTTCGGCGGCCGTCGACGACCTGGCGGGAGCGGTACGTGATCGCGAACGACGGCGTGCCGAGAGCGAACGCTATCGACAGGACCTCTATCGGATCACGTCGGACCCCAACTGCCAGGGTGAGACGAAGGTTCGTCGACTGCTCGAGCTCGGCTGTGAGCGGCTGGGCGTCGAGACGGGGCTCATCGCTCGGATCGACGAGTCGGCCGACCGGTACGAGATCGAGACGGCCGTCGGACGCGAGGGTGACCGGGAGGGAACGGTGCTGGACCTCTCGACGACCTACTGTCAGGAGACGATCGGGTCGGACGATATTCTGGGGATCTACGACGCCGCGGCGACGGGGCGAGCGGATCATCCGATCGCCGACCAGCTGGGCATCAGTTGCTACGTCGGCGGGAAGATCACGGTCGAGGACGACCGCTACGGGACGCTGTGCTTTCTGAACTCCGAACCTCGAGATCGACCGTTTACGCCGGCCGAAAAGTCGTTTATCGACCTGATGGCCCGGTGGCTCAGTCAGTCGTTCGAACGCCGACGGTACGTTCGCCAGATTCGGGAACGAGAACAACGACTCGAGCGCGCCCGCGAGTTCACCGACGACATGCTGGACGCCGTCGACGACGTCGTCTATCTGCTCGACGAGGACGGCGAGTTGCAGCGCTGGAACGAGTCGCTGACCGAGGTAACGGGCTACGTGGACGACAAGATCGCGGAGATGCACGCGCTGGACTTCTTCGACGAATCGAACTGTGAAATGGTCGCGAACGCGATCGAAGAGGCCCTCGAGACCGGTCGAACCCGGGTCGAATCGAGGATCGAGACGAAGTCGGGCGAGACGATTCCGTACGAATTCTCGGCCTCGGCGCTCGAGGATCCGGCTGGAAACCGGGTCATCGCCGGCATCGGTCGCGACGTCAGCGAGCGCACGACCAAGGAACAGCACCTCGAGCGCTACGAAATGTTCATGAACGACGTGTTGGACGCGCTGGACGACGTCTTCTACCTCCTCGACGACGACGGCGACCTCCGGCGCTGGAACGAGTCGCTGGCCGAGGTGACGGGCTATACGGACGACGAGATCGCCGGGATGAACGCCCTGGACTTCTTCGACGAGACGAATCGGCCGATCATCCGAGACTCGGTCGAGGAAGCCTTCGAAACGGGGGATACGCACGTCGAAGCGGCACTCGAAACGAAATCGGGCGAGCGAGTCCCCTACGAGTTCATCGCGTCGGTGCTCGAGGATCCCGACGGAACCCCGGTCGAAGCCGGCATCGGCCGCGACATCTCCGACCGAAAGGAGCGAGAACGAACGCTCGAGCGGACGAGGCGGCTGCTCTCTCAGGCCCAGCGGCTGGCGAACGTCGGTGGGTGGGAACTCGACGCGACCGTCGACCCGCCCGAACTGGAGTGGAGCGACGAGGTGTACCGGATCCATGACGTTCCGATTGACGACCCAATCGATGTGGATCGCGGCGTCGAGTTCTACCATCCCGACGACCGCTCCCGCATCGAGGCCGCAATCGACGGGGCGCTCGAGAACGGAGAGAGCTACGACCTCGAGTTGCGGTTGATCACGGCGGACGGCGATCGCCGCTGGGTTCGGTCGATCGGCGAACCCGTGTACGAGGGCGGGGAAATCGTCAAAATTCAGGGCTCCGTTCAGGACATCACCGAGCGCAAGGAGCGCGAACGCGAACTCGAGCGGACGACGGAGCTGCTCGAACAGGCCCAGCGGATCGCGGGGTTCGCCGGCTGGGAGCTCGACGTTCGCCCCGACGAGAACGAGTTGGCGGTCACGGAAGGGCTGTATCAGCTGTTCGATATCCCTCCCGGGGCGGACGTCGGTCCGGCGGACTCCTTGGAATTCTACCACCCCGAAGACTACCCCGAAGTCGCGCGAGCAACGCGTGCCGCGATCGCGGACGGCGAGAGTTACGATCTCGAGGTGCGACTGTTTTCCGGCAACGGATCCGAGCGGTGGGTGCGGGTTATCGGCGAACCCGTCACCGAGGGCGACGAGGTCGTCGCCATTCGCGGGTCGATACAGGACATCACCGGCCGCAAGGAGCGCGAACGCGAACTCGAGCGCTTCGAGACGATCGTTCAGGCGCTCGACGAACTGGTGTACACGCTGGACGAGGCGGGCCGCTTTACCTTCCTGAACGACGCCGTCACGCGGATCCTCGGATACGAGCCGGGGGAGCTGCTCGGCGAGCCCGCGGCGACCGTGATCCCGGCGGCGGACGTCGAGAACGCCCAGGAGATGATCCGCGAACTGCTCCGATCCGACGACCCCTCCCGAACGGTCGAGATCGCCCTCGAGACCGCCGACGACGACCTGATCGACGTAGAAAACCACATCGCGCTGTTACCGATGGGAGACGGCGAGTTCGCCGGAACCGCGGGCGTCGTCCGCGATATCACCGAGCGCAAGGAGCGCGAGCGTCGACTCGAAACGACGAGCTCTCGGCTCGAGGCGCTGTTCGAGAACTCCCCCGACATGATCAACGTCCTCGATACCGCTGGGACGATCGTCGACGCGAATCGGCGGTTCGCCGACGAGTTGGGCTACGCCAAGCACGAGCTGGTCGGAACGAACATCTGGGAACACGATTCCGCGTTCGACTCGGACCATGTCGTGACCTTCCTCGAGGACCTATCGGTCGGTGAACGGCGGAAGTTCGAGTCGCAGTACCGGCGTCGCGACGGCTCGACGTTCCCCGTCGAAGTCCACCAGATCTGTATCGATATCGACAACGAAAACCGATTTATCGCGATCAGTCGGGACGTGACGGAACGAAAGAACCGCGAGCGGGATCTCCGCGAGACCAAACGCCGTCTCGAACTCGCACTGGAAGGGACGAACACGGGCGTCTGGGAGTGGGATCTGGACACCGATACGGTTTCCTGGAACGAGACGCTCGAGCGAATAGTCGGACTCGAACCGGGATCGTTCGAGGGGACGTTCGACGCGTTCGAGGAGTACGTCCATCCGGACGATCTCCCGCGGATCGAGACGGCGGTCGATCGGGCGATCGCGAACGACGAGCTGTTCCAGACGGAGTTCAGGTTGCGCCACGAGGACGGGACCCGGATCTGGGTCGGGGCACGCGCTCGGGTCGTGAGCAAGGAGGGTGGCGGCAGTCGGATGGTCGGAATCAACAACGATATCACCCCGCGCAAGGAGCACGAATTCGCACTCGAATCGCTCCACACCGCTGCTCGCGACTTGCTCGGGACCGATTCCGAAGCGGAAGTCGCGGAGCTAGTCGTCGAGACGGCCGCGGAAATCCTCGACGCGTCGGGCGTGGCCGTCTATCAACTCGACCCCGAGGTGAACCGGCTCGAGCCGGTCGCGTACACTGACGAGTTCGCGACGCTCTGTGCGGGGCCGCCGTCGGTCGCCGTCGGCGATCCTGACTCCGCCCTCTGGAACGCCTACGTGACCGAGGCGGGAACGGTCGTCGACGATCCGGCGTCGTTCGATCAATCGCAGGTGTTCGGTCCGGACGTCGAACGCGGCGTCGTCGTCCCGGTCGGCGATCACGGCGTCTTCGCGGTCGCGTCCAGCGGCGAGGCGATCGACACCGGAGCCCGCCAGCTCATCGAGACGCTCGTCGCCACGACCGAGGCCGCGTTCGACCGCCTCGAGAGCGAGGCCAGCCTCCGCGAGCGGGAGGCCGAACTCGAGGACCGGAACCGGCGGCTCAACCGCCAGATCTCGATCACCGAACTCATCCGGCGCATCGACCAGTCGCTCATCGGGGCCGACGGTCGGGAGGAGATCGAACGCACCGTCACTGACCGACTGCTCGAGGCCGACGACATCGCGTTCGGGTGGATCGGCGCGCTCGACGCCAGCGGGACGCGACTCGAGCCCCGAGCCTGGGCCGGCCCCGGACAGGAGTATCTGGACGACGTCCCGCTCGAGCACGACGGGGCGACCGAGCCGGCCGTCCGGACCGCCCGGAGCGAAACGCCGACGGTCGTTTCGAACGTCGTCGACGGGCTCCAGGACGAGGAGTGGCGGCGAGAGGCCCTGAACCGCGGGTTCCAGTCGGTCATAAGCGTCCCCATCTCCTACGCCGAGTACACGTACGGCGTCCTCACGGTCTACGCGGACGAGCCGGACGCGTTCGGTGAGCTCGAGCGGACGGTGCTGACGGAACTCGGGGAGGGCATCGCGAGCGCCATCACCGCGGCCAAGACGCGAGAGGCGCTCCACGCCGAAACGCTGCTCGAACTCACGCTCGAGATCGAGGGCTCTGACGATCCTCTCTCCCGGATCGCGACGACGACGGGGGCCACCGTCGAGTACGAGGGTCTCGGGGCTCACTCCACCGACGAGATGGTGCTGTTCTTCGAAACCAGCGGCGTCCCGGCCGACGAAGTCCGGGCGGCCCTCGACGACCTCGTCTCGGTCACCGCGTATCGACTGATCAGCGAGACGGACGACGACGAGTGCCGGTTCGAGGCGACCGTCACGGGCGATATCGTCGCCTCACGGCTGGTTCGACACGGTGGCAGCCCGCGCTCGATGACCGCTGCCGGGGACGGCATGGAAGTCACCGTGGACGTCCCCACGGGAACCGACGTTCGCGAGTTCGTCGAGATGCTCCGTGACCAGTACACGACCGTCGAACTGCAGGCCCGCCGCCACGTCGAGCGCTCCATGGGGACGCGAGGCGAACTCGTCACGTCGCTGTTCGACGGCCTCACCGACCGGCAACTCGAGGTGCTGCGGACCGCGTACTTCGCCGGCTTCTTCGAGTGGCCCCGCGAGAGCACCGGCGAGGAGATCGCCGACATGCTCGACGTGACCCAGCCGACGGTCAATCGGCACCTGCGGGTCGGTCAGCAGCGGCTGTTGGCACAGTTATTCGAGGACGAGGTTCCGGTTCCCGCGGAGTGA
- a CDS encoding HalOD1 output domain-containing protein, with amino-acid sequence MPGTTLDYHNDSISLRVVEALADATDTDAHELEPLYNVVDPEALDTLFERDSNVPIRVEFEYDDSSVEVRSDGTVTVDGTVHDDR; translated from the coding sequence ATGCCTGGGACCACACTGGATTACCACAACGACTCGATCAGTCTGCGGGTCGTCGAAGCGCTCGCGGACGCGACCGACACCGATGCACACGAACTCGAGCCGCTGTACAACGTCGTCGATCCCGAAGCGCTCGATACCCTCTTCGAGCGCGACTCGAACGTCCCGATTCGCGTCGAGTTCGAGTATGACGATTCGTCGGTCGAAGTTCGAAGCGACGGTACCGTCACGGTCGACGGAACGGTCCATGACGATCGGTGA
- a CDS encoding PAS domain-containing protein, producing the protein MLTPPTETTVPTDRNRQLGLSLLVVDDDDRIAAAVERSFNGDGADVVVETVATLEDAWNRVDDVDCLVIASEPDTDEATRDDAPEIDVEDLNDRLEAIETNAPELPTVVLVPERTAEIARTVRSHDWTAVLEESEIGDRLADRVHGLLERRRLAALSRRSLASIEFAGAAIAVVDPSGDVQFASRSFAMQFGDDTDAIAGTPWRELFTDAAVDHLESAAIPMVADGWQWTGTCTGRRRTGETFPARVRLGSLEDGSLVVGLDGGEHRDGLED; encoded by the coding sequence ATGCTAACCCCGCCAACCGAAACAACCGTTCCGACCGATCGAAACCGCCAATTAGGCCTGTCTCTCCTGGTCGTCGACGACGACGACCGGATAGCTGCGGCCGTCGAACGATCGTTCAACGGCGACGGAGCCGACGTCGTCGTCGAAACCGTGGCGACGCTCGAGGACGCCTGGAACCGAGTCGACGACGTCGATTGCCTCGTCATCGCGTCGGAACCGGACACCGACGAGGCGACCCGCGACGACGCGCCCGAGATCGACGTCGAAGACCTGAACGACCGGCTCGAGGCGATCGAGACCAACGCGCCCGAGCTGCCGACTGTCGTCCTCGTGCCGGAGCGAACCGCCGAAATCGCACGCACGGTTCGGTCGCACGACTGGACCGCCGTTCTCGAGGAGTCCGAGATCGGCGATCGACTCGCCGACCGCGTCCACGGCCTCCTCGAGCGGCGTCGACTGGCCGCGCTGTCGCGACGGTCCCTGGCGAGCATCGAGTTCGCCGGGGCCGCCATCGCAGTCGTCGACCCAAGCGGCGACGTCCAGTTCGCGAGTCGGTCCTTCGCGATGCAGTTCGGCGACGATACCGACGCCATCGCCGGCACGCCCTGGCGGGAGTTGTTTACCGACGCCGCCGTCGATCACCTCGAGTCGGCGGCGATTCCGATGGTCGCGGACGGATGGCAGTGGACCGGTACCTGCACCGGCCGCCGACGGACTGGTGAGACGTTCCCGGCCCGCGTGCGCCTCGGGAGCCTCGAGGACGGCAGTCTGGTAGTCGGGCTCGACGGAGGCGAGCATCGCGACGGGCTCGAGGACTGA
- a CDS encoding adenosylhomocysteinase — protein sequence MTDTEYPPISEQLDDLESAREEGRRKMDWAAQHMPILEHVREEFVADQPFEGERIGMAMHVEAKTAMLVETLAEGGAEVAITGCNPLSTHDDVSAALDTHENITSYAKRGVDDEEYYAAIEAVIAHEPTITVDDGMDLVAAIHEDYPELIDGIVGGAEETTTGVHRLRAMDADGALDYPVFAVNDTPMKRLFDNVHGTGESSLASIAMTTNLSWAGKNVVVAGYGYCGKGVAQKASGQNANVIVTEVEPRRALEAHMEGYEVMPMAEAAEVGDVFLTTTGNRDVIVEDHFEKMQDGVLLANAGHFDIEIDLEALDDLAVDRYEARDGVEAYEMADGRKLNVIAEGRLVNLAAPVSLGHPVEVMDQSFGIQAVCVREMLENGDAYDAGVHDVPDELDKEIAEIKLEAEGVAFDSLTDTQREYMDSWDHGT from the coding sequence ATGACAGACACCGAGTATCCCCCGATCAGCGAGCAGCTGGACGACCTCGAGTCCGCTCGCGAGGAGGGACGCCGGAAGATGGACTGGGCCGCCCAACACATGCCGATCCTCGAGCACGTTCGCGAGGAGTTCGTCGCCGACCAGCCCTTCGAGGGCGAGCGCATCGGCATGGCGATGCACGTCGAGGCCAAGACGGCGATGCTTGTCGAGACGCTCGCGGAAGGTGGCGCGGAGGTCGCCATCACCGGCTGTAACCCGCTCTCGACGCACGACGACGTCTCGGCGGCGCTCGATACCCACGAGAACATCACGAGCTACGCCAAGCGCGGCGTCGACGACGAGGAGTACTACGCGGCCATCGAGGCCGTCATCGCCCACGAGCCGACGATCACCGTCGACGACGGGATGGACCTCGTCGCCGCGATCCACGAGGACTACCCCGAACTGATCGACGGTATCGTCGGCGGTGCCGAGGAGACGACGACCGGCGTTCACCGTCTGCGCGCGATGGACGCCGACGGCGCGCTCGACTATCCCGTATTTGCTGTGAACGACACGCCGATGAAACGCCTCTTCGATAACGTCCACGGCACCGGCGAGTCCTCGCTGGCCTCCATCGCCATGACTACGAACCTCTCGTGGGCCGGCAAAAACGTCGTCGTCGCGGGCTACGGCTACTGCGGCAAGGGCGTCGCCCAGAAGGCGTCGGGCCAGAACGCCAACGTGATCGTCACCGAAGTCGAGCCACGGCGCGCCCTCGAGGCCCACATGGAGGGCTACGAGGTCATGCCGATGGCGGAAGCCGCCGAAGTCGGCGACGTCTTCCTGACGACGACCGGCAACCGCGACGTCATCGTCGAAGACCACTTCGAGAAGATGCAGGACGGCGTCCTGCTGGCCAACGCGGGTCACTTCGACATCGAGATCGACCTCGAGGCGCTCGACGACCTCGCGGTCGACCGCTACGAAGCGCGAGACGGCGTCGAGGCCTACGAGATGGCCGACGGCCGCAAACTGAACGTCATCGCCGAGGGCCGACTCGTCAACCTGGCCGCGCCCGTCTCGCTGGGCCACCCCGTCGAGGTCATGGACCAGTCGTTCGGTATTCAGGCCGTCTGCGTGCGGGAAATGCTCGAGAACGGCGACGCCTACGATGCCGGCGTCCACGACGTCCCCGACGAACTCGACAAGGAGATCGCCGAGATCAAACTCGAGGCCGAGGGCGTCGCCTTCGATTCGCTGACCGACACCCAGCGCGAGTACATGGACAGCTGGGACCACGGGACGTAG
- a CDS encoding amidohydrolase, whose translation MTTLAITDGRVLRPDLTVAAADVLIDRDVGEILEIGPDLAGDADDTLDAADSLVTPGFVNGHCHVAMTLLRGYADDKPLEAWLQEDIWPAEGELTPEDVRAGAELGLLELIRSGVTAFADMYFHVPEVADAVEAAGVRARLGHGIVTVGKDGEAAREDAKTSLEIAREYDGAADGRISTAFMPHSLTTVGSEYLAEFVPEAREASVPIHYHANETEDEVAPIVDEHGQRPLDYAAEHGLLESEDFVAHGVHVDESEIELLAEAGTGVIHCPASNMKLASGMAPVERMREAGVTVGLGTDGAASNNDLSMLDEARDAAMLGKLAADDASAVPAEAVVDMLTRGSADAIGLESGRLEAGAPADLAVIDLEAPHLTPRHDLVSHLAYAAAAADVRHTVCDGDVLMRDREVLTLDEAGVRERALEAADALAARVE comes from the coding sequence ATGACGACGCTTGCGATCACCGACGGGCGGGTCCTCCGACCCGACCTGACGGTGGCGGCTGCGGACGTACTGATCGATCGAGACGTCGGCGAAATCCTCGAGATCGGTCCCGATCTCGCGGGCGACGCCGACGACACCCTCGACGCCGCGGACTCGCTCGTGACGCCGGGGTTCGTCAACGGCCACTGCCACGTCGCGATGACGCTCCTGCGGGGGTACGCCGACGACAAACCGCTCGAGGCGTGGCTTCAGGAGGACATCTGGCCTGCCGAGGGGGAGCTAACGCCCGAGGACGTCCGCGCGGGTGCGGAACTGGGCCTGCTCGAGCTGATACGGTCGGGCGTCACCGCGTTCGCGGACATGTACTTTCACGTCCCGGAGGTCGCCGACGCGGTCGAGGCGGCCGGCGTCCGAGCCCGTCTCGGGCACGGAATCGTCACCGTCGGGAAAGACGGCGAGGCGGCCCGCGAGGACGCGAAAACGAGCCTCGAGATCGCTCGCGAGTACGACGGTGCGGCCGACGGCCGGATTTCGACGGCCTTCATGCCCCACTCGCTGACGACCGTCGGCAGCGAGTACCTCGCGGAGTTCGTTCCCGAAGCGCGGGAGGCGAGCGTTCCGATCCACTATCACGCCAACGAGACGGAGGACGAAGTCGCACCGATCGTCGACGAACACGGCCAGCGCCCCCTCGATTACGCCGCTGAGCACGGTCTCCTCGAGTCCGAGGACTTCGTCGCCCACGGCGTCCACGTCGACGAGTCGGAGATCGAGCTGCTCGCCGAGGCCGGCACCGGCGTGATCCACTGTCCGGCCTCGAACATGAAACTGGCGAGCGGGATGGCCCCGGTCGAACGCATGCGCGAGGCGGGCGTCACCGTCGGCCTCGGGACGGACGGCGCGGCCTCGAACAACGACCTCTCGATGCTCGACGAAGCCCGCGACGCGGCCATGCTTGGTAAACTGGCCGCCGACGACGCCAGCGCGGTCCCTGCCGAGGCCGTCGTCGACATGCTGACGCGAGGAAGCGCCGACGCGATCGGCCTCGAGTCGGGCCGTCTCGAGGCTGGCGCACCGGCCGATCTCGCGGTGATCGACCTCGAGGCGCCCCACCTGACGCCGCGTCACGACCTCGTGAGCCACCTCGCGTACGCTGCCGCGGCGGCCGACGTGCGCCACACCGTCTGCGACGGAGACGTGCTCATGCGCGACCGCGAGGTGCTGACGCTGGACGAAGCCGGTGTTCGGGAGCGCGCGCTTGAAGCGGCCGACGCGCTGGCCGCCCGTGTCGAGTGA
- a CDS encoding stage II sporulation protein M, with translation MDSGTRYDDDRREDGYPPGEALTDAWNEHRRYVGFAAGLFGLGVLIGVVLFAAGYNLLEIIQDALGEPLFPDIGEQSRIELARFLFVNNTQAFFLSILGALTLGLLTAWAMLFNGVIVGNVAAIVTENVGFDYILVGLLPHGIFELPALFIAAGVGFRLLYRFGERIFGTRDAIVTKPYVYRTGLLVLVGWLLLVVAAFVEAFVTPALLETLFADRLEGLSAAP, from the coding sequence ATGGATTCCGGGACGCGATACGACGACGACCGCCGCGAGGACGGGTATCCGCCCGGCGAGGCGCTCACGGACGCGTGGAACGAGCACCGCCGGTACGTCGGGTTCGCGGCCGGCCTGTTCGGTCTCGGCGTCCTCATCGGCGTCGTCCTCTTTGCGGCCGGCTACAACCTGCTCGAGATTATCCAGGACGCGCTCGGAGAACCCCTCTTCCCCGACATCGGCGAGCAGAGTCGCATCGAACTGGCACGCTTCTTGTTTGTGAACAACACGCAGGCGTTCTTCCTGTCGATCCTCGGTGCGTTGACGCTCGGGCTCCTCACCGCCTGGGCGATGCTGTTCAACGGTGTCATCGTCGGGAACGTCGCCGCCATCGTCACGGAGAACGTCGGATTCGACTACATCCTCGTCGGACTGCTCCCCCACGGAATCTTCGAACTTCCCGCGCTCTTCATCGCCGCCGGCGTCGGCTTCCGGCTGCTCTACCGATTCGGCGAGCGGATTTTCGGCACGCGCGACGCGATCGTCACGAAACCCTACGTGTACCGAACCGGCCTCCTCGTCTTGGTCGGCTGGTTGCTGCTCGTCGTGGCAGCGTTCGTCGAGGCCTTCGTCACGCCCGCGCTGCTCGAGACCCTGTTCGCCGACCGGCTCGAGGGACTGAGCGCGGCACCGTAG
- a CDS encoding DUF4382 domain-containing protein: protein MNRRAIQLVLVAALVAIAGCTGGMGGDLTNDSTTDDSSVTDSDGGAGTAAFYVSDEPNVIDDFEHLNVTITKVGFKKAGDGGDDDSNETDEDDTNESDDESTDEEADDDESSNETTDDSESTNETDEETDGNESEAEDEEAGGDDDGDESDGGWVEHDVDNRTVDLTELKGANASMIDEFELPAGDYEKVFIYVSDTEGILTDGSETKVKLPSNKLQINSKFTIGDGERVDFVYDIAPHKAGNSGKYILKPVISQSGTGDKVEINDIDKDDEAEDESEDETDEESEEETDDEETDDEDAQADDEQQANETDGNETTMEMAPLR from the coding sequence GTGAACAGACGCGCAATCCAACTGGTACTCGTTGCAGCACTCGTCGCAATCGCCGGGTGCACCGGCGGTATGGGCGGGGACCTGACGAACGATTCGACGACTGATGACTCCTCCGTGACGGACTCGGACGGCGGCGCGGGAACGGCCGCGTTCTACGTCAGCGACGAGCCGAACGTGATCGACGACTTCGAACACCTCAACGTGACGATCACGAAAGTCGGGTTCAAGAAGGCCGGCGATGGAGGCGACGATGACTCGAACGAAACCGACGAAGACGACACGAACGAGTCCGACGACGAGTCGACCGACGAAGAGGCGGATGACGACGAATCGTCCAACGAGACGACCGACGACAGTGAATCAACCAACGAAACCGACGAAGAGACAGACGGCAACGAATCGGAAGCGGAAGACGAGGAGGCAGGTGGAGACGATGACGGCGACGAGAGCGACGGCGGATGGGTCGAGCACGACGTCGACAACCGGACGGTCGACCTCACCGAGCTGAAAGGCGCGAACGCGTCCATGATCGACGAGTTCGAGCTGCCGGCCGGCGACTACGAGAAGGTCTTCATCTACGTCAGCGACACCGAGGGTATCCTGACCGACGGAAGCGAGACGAAGGTGAAACTACCCAGCAACAAGCTCCAGATCAACTCGAAATTCACCATCGGTGACGGCGAGCGGGTCGACTTCGTCTACGACATCGCACCCCACAAGGCCGGCAACAGCGGGAAGTACATCCTCAAGCCGGTGATCAGCCAGAGCGGAACGGGTGACAAGGTCGAGATCAACGATATCGACAAGGACGACGAGGCGGAGGACGAGAGCGAAGACGAGACCGACGAGGAGAGCGAGGAAGAAACGGACGACGAAGAGACGGACGACGAAGACGCGCAAGCGGACGACGAACAGCAGGCCAACGAAACCGACGGGAACGAAACTACCATGGAAATGGCCCCTCTCCGGTAG